From the Kribbella sp. CA-293567 genome, the window CTACCCGCAGATTTCCCCACGATCCCCACCGTCGCCGTCCCGTACTACGCCTGCCCCCGGCTCGAAAAGGCGAGGCCACACCCGTCAGCGGAGGCGGGCGAGCCGGCGCCGCAGGTCGGGTTCAAGCGGATCCCCATCGCAGGGTTGGCCGCGTCAGCATCCGGGCGGAGTGAGGTGGCGCGCAGCGCCACGAACCCTGGGCGACATCACAGGCTTGCCGCACCAGCACGCAGCAGCCCGCACCCAGCACCCAGCACCCAGCACCCAGCAGAATCCACCAGCCGGGCCTCACCCAGCCTCAGCTGGTCCGAGGGTGCACCTCCGGATGCGCCGCCCACCACGGAGCGTACGTCGGGCTGCGGAGCGCATGATCGGTGTAGGCCCTGGCGATGGCGAGATAGGTGGTCTCGACCTGGTCGTCGGTGATCCGGCTCCGGCGCCAGGCGAGGACGAGCCGGCCGCGGAGAGGATCGCCGGCCAGCCGCCGGATCGCCATGCCAGTGGCTCCGAGTGACGTGGGCTCGACCAGTTGTACGGCGCGGCCGGTCTGGATGAGTTGCCTGCCACCGCCGCTGGGCGCCTCGTAGCGGACCTTGGGACTGTAGCCCGCCCGGCGGCAGGCGGCGCGGAGCGAGGCCAGCGAGCCGTCGTCGGCGCCGGGTGGACTGATCCAGGCCTCGTCGGCGAGGTCGGCCAGGTCGATCTCCGGCCGGCCGGCCAGCGGGTGGCTCGACGACAACGCGATGAAGAACGGCAGCCGGGGCAGAACCGTGCGCTGGGCAACGTCCGGCGCCAGCGGTACGTCGCTGTCGTCGTTCATCCCGATCACCGCGAAATCCGACCGGTGATGGGTCAGCGCCTGCGCGAGGCTGATCGCGGACGCGTCGATCTGGACGCTGATCTCGATCGGGTCCAGCGCCGTCTGGACCCGCTCGACCATCGTGCCGACGCACTCCATGTGTGCCGTTCCCATCCGCAACGACCGCAGCGACGTCCCGGCCGACAGCGTCAGGTCACCGGCGAACGAGTCGAGCTCGGCCAGTACCAACCGGGCGCGTTGCAGCGCGCGTTCACCGAGGGCGGTAGGTCTGACGCCGGTCCGGCCGCGCTCGAACAACTGCCCGCCGAGCGATCGCTCGAAGCGCTGCAGGAGCCCGGTCAGAGCTGGTTGCGAGATCCCCAGCAGCGCGGCGGCCCTGGTCACGCTACCGGCCTCGGCGATCGCGCAAATCGCCCGCAGATGGCGGATTTCCGGATCCATCACATGAGGCTATCGCTGTTGGGATGACCGTGGCAGTGCTCACCGTGGAACGCTCCGAAACGTCGCGGATCCCCGCCACTCTCCCACCGTAGCCACGCGGCTCGCGTGCCCCCGCCCCGGAGGACGAACTGATGACATCTCCAAGACTCCAACGACTACGGCTGTTCCGGCGCCAGGCCTCGGTACTTTCCCTGGCCGCCGTCATCGCCCTGACCGGACTCACCCTCGCCGCCGGCCCAGGCCAAGCGTCCACCGACGTGAACCGGCCCGGAACCACGATCCCCACCGGATCCGGCCCCACCGGGCCCTCACCGGCGAGCGACGATCCGACCCACGTGACCGACGCCAAGTTGCCGGCCAGCGAACGCAAGCCACTTCCCGCCTCGAAGCGGGAACTACGCCGTGACTACGACCTCCCCGACCAGGCACTCGCCGAACCACGGCCTTCGATGCGAACCACCAGGACCACCAAAGCCACAGCGGCGGCCTGCAACATCGCGGACTTCACCAGCCGGACCGGCCGCGCTCTGGTCGACCACATCAAGGCATCGACCACGGACTGCGTGAACTCCCTGTTCGCCCTCACCGGGTCGGACGCGCGCGCCGCCTTCCGCGAGGCCCAGATGGTCAGCGTCGCCAACGGCCTGCGGGACAACGGCGCCGGCTACCCGGGCAACAACTCGACCAGTACCGCGCAACTGACGTTGTACCTGCGAGCCGGGTACTACGTGCAGTGGTACGACCCCGCCACGGTCGGCACCTACGGCCCAGCGTTGCGTACTGCGATCCAGTCCGGCCTCGACAGCTTCTTCGCCAACGCCCGCGCCTTCGAGGTCAGCGACGCCAACGGAGAGACCCTCTCCGAGGCGATCACCCTGATCGACAGCTCGGCCCAGAACGCCCGCTACCTCTCGGTCGTCAAGCGAATGCTGACCAGCTACGACAACTCGTACAACACGTCCTGGTGGATGGTGAACGCGGTCAACAACGTCTACACCGTGTTGTTCCGCGGTCACCAGGTGCCGGAGTTCGTCTCGGCGGTGCAACGCGATCCGAGTGTGATCGACACCCTGTACGGTTTCGCCTCCAGTCACAAGGATCTGCTGTCCGGCGACCAGAGCTACCTGACCTCGAACGCCGGTCGCGAGCTCAGCCGGTTCCTGCAGTACTCCGCACTGCAACCGAAGGTGCGGCCGCTCGTCAAGGCCCTCCTGGCGCAGACCTCCCTGACAGGTCCGACCGCGCCGCTGTGGGTCGGCGTCGCCGAGATCACCGACTACTACGACAAGGCCAACTGCGCGTACTACGACCTCTGCAATTTGCAGGCCAGGCTGGCTGCCGAAGTACTGCCGATCAACCACACCTGCAGCTCCACCCTGCGCATCCGGGCCCAGGAGATGACCGCGAGCCAGCTGTCGTCGAGCTGCAGCAGCCTGGCGAACCAGGATGCCTATTTCCACGGCATCGTCGCTGACTCCGGTCCGGTCGCGAACGACCGGAACACCAGCCTGGAGGTGGTGGTCTACAACTCCAGCACCGACTACCAGACCTATGCCGGGGCGATGTGGGGCATCGACACCAACAACGGTGGCATGTACCTGGAAGGAGATCCGTCTGCCACCGGCAACCAGGCTCGGTTCATCGCCTACGAGGCCGAGTGGCTGCGCCCGGCGTTCGCGATCTGGAACCTCAACCACGAGTACACCCACTACCTCGACGGCCGCTTCAACATGTACGGCGACTTCGGCGCGAACGTCTCCACCCCGACCATCTGGTGGATCGAGGGCTTCGCCGAGTACGTGTCGTACTCCTACCGCAACGAGACCTACACCGCCGCGATCACCGAAGCAGCTCGCCGTACCTACGCGCTCAGCACGCTCTTCGGCACCACCTACAGCCACGACACCACCCGCGTCTACCGCTGGGGCTACCTGGCCGTGCGCTACATGCTCCAGTCGCACCGCGGCGACATGACCACCGTCCTCAACCACTACCGATCAGGCAACTGGAACGCCGCCGCGAGCCACCTTCGATCCACGATCGGCAACCGGTACGACGCCGACTGGTACAGCTGGCTGTCCGCCTGCGCGGCCGGCAACTGTGGGAGCGACGGCGGAACGAGCCTGCCGGAGTGCAGCGCGTCCGACCGCCGCGTCCTGGCCAAGAACTGCCAACGCAGCAACAGAGGCGCGACCACCGGCAACTACGACTACCTCTTCATCCAGGTGCCGGCCGGCACAGCCCAGCTGAAGATCACGACCGCCGGCGGGACCGGCAACTGCGACCTGTACTTCAACAAGAGCACCTGGGCCACCACCACCGCCTACAACCAGCGGTCGACCGCTGCCGGCAACACCGAATCGGTCACCGTCACCAACCCGCCCGCGGGCTACAACTACATCAGCCTGTACGGCGCGGCCGCCTGCAGCGGCGTCACCATCAGCACCCGCTACTGATCAACGACCCGGCGAAACTCTTTGCCTGACGTTCATCTTCGTCTGGTGGGCTGCCCCGGTAGCCCACCAGACACTGCGGAGGAATCGTGAGGCGAGTCGCGCCGGGTGTTGCCGCCGTGGTGTTCGCCGGGCTGGCGGCACTGACCGGCTGCGGGAGCGACGCAGGTGCCGCCACGGCCCCGATCAGCGCAAGCGCTCCCGCCGAGTTGCCCGCTGCGGCCCCGGCTGCCACCAGCGGGCTGGCTGGGCTGGCCGCCGTACCGGGAGGGTTCCTGAGGGGCGTTGCCGGTGATCCGACCCAGGCGACCGGACCGTTCACCCGCCAGGCCTTCGTCGACACCTTGTCCGCTGCCCCCGCCAAGGACCTTGCACTGTTGCTGAACGCGGGCTGCAAGGAGGGTTACCAGACCTTCCGGGTCAGCCCCGACCGTCGCAAGCGCGTGACCGTGCAACTCTTCAAGACCGCCTCGAAGCCCAAGGCACTCGACCTGCAGAAGGGTTTCTGGAGCCAGACGGAGCACTCCAAGGCGTTCGCCGTACCGGGTCTGCCCGAAGCCCTCACCGACGCTCGTACCGAGGTTGTCGGCGTCACCGGTCGGATCGAGGCGGTCGCCGAGGCGAGCATCACCGTCGGCACGATGGTTGCCGAGGTCACCGTTACGCAGACCGGCACGCTGGAGAACGCCCCGGTCCCCGACATCCGGTTGGCCACCACGATCCTTCGCCTGCAACAAGCCCGCCTGACCACCAAGTCCGGCTGACGGTCGCGCGAACGCCACCCAGGCTCGGGTGGCTCGCCGTACTCCGCGATCAGGCCGTGATGCGGTCGATCACCAAGGGCGTCGGCGTGTAGGAGTCGGAGATCGCGATGGCGTCGGTCAGCGACTCCAGCGCGCGGTCGAAGCGCGAGGCGTCGTCCGCGTGCAGGGTGAGCAGCGGCTGGCCCTCCGTCACCTGGTCGCCGGGCTTGGCGTGCAGTTCGACTCCCGCGACCGGGGAGACCGGATCCTCCTTGCGGGCCCGGCCGGCGCCGAGACGCCAGGCGGCGACACCGACGGCCAGGGCGTCGAGGGTCGAGAGAACGCCGGACGAGGCGGCCTTCACGACGTGCTGTTCGGGAGCGACCGGAAGCTCGGCATCGGGGTCGCCACCCTGGGCGGAGATCATCCGCCGCCAGGCGTCCATGGCCGTACCGTCGCGAAGCTTCTCGGCCGGATCGATGTCCGTGACGCCGGCCGCGGCCAGCATTTCCACGGCCAGCGCGACAGTCAGTTCGACCACGTCAGCCGGACCGCCACCGGCCAGCACCTCGACGGATTCCCTGACCTCCAAGGCGTTTCCGGCGGTCAGGCCGAGCGGCGTCGACATGTCGGTCAGCAGCGCGACGGTCTTCACCCCGGCATCAGTGCCCAGAGCAACCATCGTCGAGGCCAGCTCGCGCGCGTCGGCCAGGTCCTTCATGAAGGCGCCGGTGCCGACCTTCACGTCCAGCACCAGCGCGCCGGTGCCCTCGGCGATCTTCTTGCTCATGATCGAGCTGGCGATCAACGGGATCGCCTCCACCGTGCCGGTCACGTCCCGCAGCGCGTAGAGCTTCTTGTCGGCCGGCGCGAGGCCGTCACCGGCCGCACAGATCACCGCGCCGACCTCTTCGAGCTGCCGCATCAGCTCGTCGTTCGACAGCGCCGCCCGCCAGCCGGGGATCGACTCGAGCTTGTCCAGCGTCCCGCCGGTGTGGCCGAGGCCGCGCCCCGACAGCTGCGGTACGGCGACCCCGCACGCCGCCACCAAAGGGGCCAACGGCAACGTGATCTTGTCGCCGACGCCACCCGTGGAGTGCTTGTCGGCGGTCGGCCGGGACAGCTCGGCGAAGTCCATCCGCTCACCGGAGGCGATCATCGCCGCGGTCCAGCGAGCGATCTCGCGCCGGTTCATCCCGTTCAGCAGGATCGCCATCGCCAGTGAGGACATCTGCTCGTCGGCGACCGCGCCCTTGGTGTAGGCGTCGATCACCCAGTCGATCTGACCGTCGCTCAGCTCACCCTTGTCCCGCTTGGTGCGGATGACGTCTACCGCGTCGAAGCTCACTCAATCCTCCAGGTTCTCGGGCCCGAACGCCTCGGGCAGCAGCTCGCGCAACGGACGGCTGCCGGTGGCGGACTCGAGCAGCAGGTTCGGGCCGCCGTGCTCGTGCAGCAGTTGCCGGCAGCGGCCGCAGGGCGTCAGCAGTTGCTCGTCGTGATCCACGCAGGTGAAGGCGACCAGCCGGCCACCGCCACTGGCATGCAGCTCGGACACCAGCCCGCACTCCGCACACAACGTCAGCCCGTACGACGCGTTCTCCACGTTGCAGCCGGCCACGATCCGGCCGTCGTCCACCAGTGCTGCCGCGCCTACCGGATATCCGGAGTACGGCGCGTAGGCCCGGCGCATGGCCCGCACGGCGGCTTGCCGCAGTACGGGCCAGTCGATGTCCTGCTCATTCGGTGACGTAGGGCTCACCGTCCGCCTTCGGAGCGCGCACCCGGCCGACCAGACCGGCCACCGCGATGATGGTCGCCAGATAAGGGGCCATCAGCAACAGTTCGCCGGGGATCGGGGTCTGGATGATCTGCAGCTGGGACTGCAACTGGGTGGCGAAGCCGAAGAACAGCGCCGCCACCATCGCGCCGATCGGGTGCCAGCGGCCCATGATCAGGGCGGCCAGCGCGATGAAGCCGTTGCCCGCGGTCATGTCCTTGCTGAACGAACCGGCGTACCCGACGGTGAAGAAGGCGCCGCCGAGGCCGGCCAGCACACCCGCCCACAGCACGGCGGAGTACCGGACCCGCTTGACCTTGATGCCGACCGTGTCGGCCGCCTTCGGGTGCTCGCCGACCGCGCGGACCCGCAGGCCCCAACGGGTCTGGAACAGCACGAAGGTGACCACCGCGACCGCGATGTAGGTCAGGTAGACCAGGACGGTCTGCTGGAACAGGATCGGCCCGAAGAACGGGATGTCGGCCAGCAACGGGATCTTCACCGCCGCCAGCACGTCGGGCGTGTTCAGGTTCGCGGCGTCGGCCTGCAGGAACTGGTCGAACAGGTAGCCGGTGATGCCGGAGGCGAAGACCACCAGCACGACACCGAGGACCACCTGGTTCACCAGGTACTTGATCGAGAACACGGCCAGCAGCGAGGCCATCAGCACGCCCGTCAGAGCCGCGGCGATCAGCGCCGCCACCGCGCTGCCCGTGGTGCTGGCGACGACCGCCGCCGTGAACGCGCCGACCAGGAACTGGCCCTCGATCGCGATGTTGATGACTCCCGCTCGCTCACACAGGACGCCGGCCAGCGCGCCGAGGATCAGCGGAGTGGCGAAGTTCAGCGTGCCCTGGAACTGGTTGGCCAGCGGGAAGACCTTGCCCGCCGCCGCCCAGCACAGAAAGGCGCCGATGAAGCAGACACCCAGCACCGCGGCCAGCCAGCCCGCGTACTTCTGCGGCACCCGGCGCAGCACGTAGGCGACGGCAGCCACCAGTCCGAGCGCGCCCAGCAGAATGGCGACCGGCTGGGCCGGTACGCCGACCAGGTTGTTCTCCAGGTCGCCGGAGACCAGCTGGAAGGTCGCCTTGCCACCGTTGGTGGCGATCGCCAGGGCCAGCCCGATCAGCGCGAAGACCACCATCAGGCCACCGACGCGCAGCCGGCGGGTCCGCTCGGCCGGGCCCTCGATCGCCACCGGTGCCGATGCACCGGCCGGAGTCGGCGGAGTATCCGCGGTCTTGGTCGACTCGCTCATCCGTTCCAGCCTTTCGCGAGGACGGCACCGGTACCGCGGTCCTTCGGCAGGAAGCGGAAGACCGAGCGCACCAGGGCGGGGGCGGCCACGAACAGCACGATCACGGCCTGCAGCACGGTGGTCAGCGTCAGCGGTGTCTGGGTCTGCAACTGCATCTGCAGGCCACCCGCGTTCAGGGCGCCGAAGAGCAGACCGGCCAGCACGGTGCCGAGCGGCGTACCGCGGCCGAGCAGCGCGACGGTGATCGAGTCGAACCCGACCTCCGCGGCGACGCCGTCGGTCAGCGGCAGATCGGTGCCGAGCACTTGCTGGGAACCCGCCAGGCCGGCCAGCGCGCCGGCCACCAGCATCGCGATGAAGTACGCGCGGCCGACCGACATTCCGGCGGTCCGGGACGCGTCGGCGTTGGCGCCCACGGCCCGCAGCTCGAAGCCGACGGTCGAGCGGTTCAGCAGCCACCAGACGAAGACGGCAGCGGCCAGGGCGAGGAAGAAGCCGATGTGCAACCGGGTGCTGCCGAACTGCGGGTACTGCGCGTTCGCGTCCACGATCGGGCTGATCGGGTCCTCGCGACCGGGCCGCTTGAAGGTTGTTGTCGTCAGCAACCACTGCAGCAGGTAGATGGCGACGTAGTTCAGCATGATCGTGACGATCACCTCGTGCGCGCCGGTGCGGGCCTTCAGCAATCCGGCGATACCGCCCCACAGCGCGCCACCGAGCAGGCCGGCCAGGACCGCGACGATCAGGTGCAGGCCGGGCGGCAGGTGCCAGGCGAAGCCGACCCAGGCGGCCAGGATTGCGCCGATGATCAGCTGGCCCTGGGCGCCGATGTTGAACAGCCCGGTCCGGAACGCCAGCGACACGGCCAGGCCGCCGCAGATCAGCGGCGTCGCCGCGGTCAGCGACTCGGTGATCGGGGTGATGCCGCCGACCGCGCCGGTGGCCAGCGCCTGGTACGCGTTGCCGACCGCGCTGAACGCGGCCGAGAAGGTGTCACCCGGCGCGGCGCCGAAGTACGAGACCGCGGCCTTCACTTGGTCGTCACCGATGATGATC encodes:
- a CDS encoding LysR family transcriptional regulator, translated to MDPEIRHLRAICAIAEAGSVTRAAALLGISQPALTGLLQRFERSLGGQLFERGRTGVRPTALGERALQRARLVLAELDSFAGDLTLSAGTSLRSLRMGTAHMECVGTMVERVQTALDPIEISVQIDASAISLAQALTHHRSDFAVIGMNDDSDVPLAPDVAQRTVLPRLPFFIALSSSHPLAGRPEIDLADLADEAWISPPGADDGSLASLRAACRRAGYSPKVRYEAPSGGGRQLIQTGRAVQLVEPTSLGATGMAIRRLAGDPLRGRLVLAWRRSRITDDQVETTYLAIARAYTDHALRSPTYAPWWAAHPEVHPRTS
- a CDS encoding M9 family metallopeptidase — protein: MTSPRLQRLRLFRRQASVLSLAAVIALTGLTLAAGPGQASTDVNRPGTTIPTGSGPTGPSPASDDPTHVTDAKLPASERKPLPASKRELRRDYDLPDQALAEPRPSMRTTRTTKATAAACNIADFTSRTGRALVDHIKASTTDCVNSLFALTGSDARAAFREAQMVSVANGLRDNGAGYPGNNSTSTAQLTLYLRAGYYVQWYDPATVGTYGPALRTAIQSGLDSFFANARAFEVSDANGETLSEAITLIDSSAQNARYLSVVKRMLTSYDNSYNTSWWMVNAVNNVYTVLFRGHQVPEFVSAVQRDPSVIDTLYGFASSHKDLLSGDQSYLTSNAGRELSRFLQYSALQPKVRPLVKALLAQTSLTGPTAPLWVGVAEITDYYDKANCAYYDLCNLQARLAAEVLPINHTCSSTLRIRAQEMTASQLSSSCSSLANQDAYFHGIVADSGPVANDRNTSLEVVVYNSSTDYQTYAGAMWGIDTNNGGMYLEGDPSATGNQARFIAYEAEWLRPAFAIWNLNHEYTHYLDGRFNMYGDFGANVSTPTIWWIEGFAEYVSYSYRNETYTAAITEAARRTYALSTLFGTTYSHDTTRVYRWGYLAVRYMLQSHRGDMTTVLNHYRSGNWNAAASHLRSTIGNRYDADWYSWLSACAAGNCGSDGGTSLPECSASDRRVLAKNCQRSNRGATTGNYDYLFIQVPAGTAQLKITTAGGTGNCDLYFNKSTWATTTAYNQRSTAAGNTESVTVTNPPAGYNYISLYGAAACSGVTISTRY
- a CDS encoding thymidine phosphorylase translates to MSFDAVDVIRTKRDKGELSDGQIDWVIDAYTKGAVADEQMSSLAMAILLNGMNRREIARWTAAMIASGERMDFAELSRPTADKHSTGGVGDKITLPLAPLVAACGVAVPQLSGRGLGHTGGTLDKLESIPGWRAALSNDELMRQLEEVGAVICAAGDGLAPADKKLYALRDVTGTVEAIPLIASSIMSKKIAEGTGALVLDVKVGTGAFMKDLADARELASTMVALGTDAGVKTVALLTDMSTPLGLTAGNALEVRESVEVLAGGGPADVVELTVALAVEMLAAAGVTDIDPAEKLRDGTAMDAWRRMISAQGGDPDAELPVAPEQHVVKAASSGVLSTLDALAVGVAAWRLGAGRARKEDPVSPVAGVELHAKPGDQVTEGQPLLTLHADDASRFDRALESLTDAIAISDSYTPTPLVIDRITA
- a CDS encoding cytidine deaminase, which translates into the protein MRRAYAPYSGYPVGAAALVDDGRIVAGCNVENASYGLTLCAECGLVSELHASGGGRLVAFTCVDHDEQLLTPCGRCRQLLHEHGGPNLLLESATGSRPLRELLPEAFGPENLED
- a CDS encoding ABC transporter permease translates to MSESTKTADTPPTPAGASAPVAIEGPAERTRRLRVGGLMVVFALIGLALAIATNGGKATFQLVSGDLENNLVGVPAQPVAILLGALGLVAAVAYVLRRVPQKYAGWLAAVLGVCFIGAFLCWAAAGKVFPLANQFQGTLNFATPLILGALAGVLCERAGVINIAIEGQFLVGAFTAAVVASTTGSAVAALIAAALTGVLMASLLAVFSIKYLVNQVVLGVVLVVFASGITGYLFDQFLQADAANLNTPDVLAAVKIPLLADIPFFGPILFQQTVLVYLTYIAVAVVTFVLFQTRWGLRVRAVGEHPKAADTVGIKVKRVRYSAVLWAGVLAGLGGAFFTVGYAGSFSKDMTAGNGFIALAALIMGRWHPIGAMVAALFFGFATQLQSQLQIIQTPIPGELLLMAPYLATIIAVAGLVGRVRAPKADGEPYVTE
- a CDS encoding ABC transporter permease; the encoded protein is MSNETTTVPAEPPAAPAPAGAPKRSGLPSWAVQGLVSLSAIVLALLVGAVLIIIGDDQVKAAVSYFGAAPGDTFSAAFSAVGNAYQALATGAVGGITPITESLTAATPLICGGLAVSLAFRTGLFNIGAQGQLIIGAILAAWVGFAWHLPPGLHLIVAVLAGLLGGALWGGIAGLLKARTGAHEVIVTIMLNYVAIYLLQWLLTTTTFKRPGREDPISPIVDANAQYPQFGSTRLHIGFFLALAAAVFVWWLLNRSTVGFELRAVGANADASRTAGMSVGRAYFIAMLVAGALAGLAGSQQVLGTDLPLTDGVAAEVGFDSITVALLGRGTPLGTVLAGLLFGALNAGGLQMQLQTQTPLTLTTVLQAVIVLFVAAPALVRSVFRFLPKDRGTGAVLAKGWNG